The Terriglobus roseus region TCCCTTCAGATCGCCTTCCGCGGAGTGGCAGGAACCGCACGTCTTATCAAACGTGGCCTTACCCGTAGTCGCATCGCCCACCACAATGTTGGGCTGCTTCATCGCGTCATACGGCGCACGACCCTGGCTTCCAATCAGTGCCAGCATGCTGCGCACATAAGCACCCACCGCCAACGCATCTGCATTGGAGATGTCTACCTTATGCGATTGCATACCGGTCCACTGGCCCAGCATGATCGGCGTCAGATGATCGTTGCCATGATCGGTCAGCGCGGGCTGCGAACGCAGAATGTTCACGCCCGTATCCGTGCCGCGCAGATCGGCAGCGTGGCACGATGCGCACTTCTGCGCATAGACCTGCTTGCCGTGCTCCACAGCCTTCGGGTCTTCCGCAGGACGCTTGGGCGACTGGTTAAACGTGGACGTTTCGATATGCTGCGCTGCCGCATAAGGCGCGCACGCTGCAACCGTGAGAAGAAATGCACCCGCCACAGAAAGACGGTGAACACTTCGATTGAAATTCCATTTCCGCATTCAGAAAATCCTTGGCAAAGAAACAGTGTTGCTCGCGACCCCAGAGCAGTTAGCGCTTGGAAAGATCGCGAATCCAGATGTCCTTGAACTGCATGTTGCCCGCGCCGCCCGCATGAAGCTGCAGAGCAATCTTGCCATCTGGAGCGCCCGGCTTCGGATCGGTGAAGTCCACCATAGGGACGCCGTTCAAACGCGAACGATAGCGATTGCCGACCACTTCAACCAGGTAGTCGTTCCACTCGCCCTTGCGCACAACGCCCTCATTCTCCGGCGACGGCCAAACCACCCAGCCACGACCGTCCTCGGCATACACGCCAGCCGTGTGGTGCATCATCGTGCAGTCAATCTCAAACTGCATGCCCGTCTTCGCATCCACGCCGTCGAAGCTCGTGTGGAAGAACACGCCGCTGTTGCCATCGCCCACGCACTTAAAGCGCAGCGACAACTGAAAGTCCTTGTAGTCCTTATCCGTTTCCAGGTAGCCATAGGCCTTCGTCAGACCCTTGCCGTGCAAAAGGCCATCGCCTTCCACGGTCCAGCTCTCAGCGCCAATCGGAGTCCAACCGGTCAGGTCCTTCTCATTAAAGAGCTGGATCCAGTCATTGCCCGGCGTCTTTGGCTTAGGGGCAGCAGCACTCTGCGTCTGCGTAGTCGCTGTCATACCGGTGCACAACACAAGCGCACCCACACCCGCACAACGCACCGCCGCGCGCCGAACAGAAAAGCGAAGAGCAGAAACCAAGCCCACGGCCCTCACCCCAGGAAAAGGAATTAATTAAACGAGCAAAATAAGCATACATGCACGCTTATACGGCGCAATACCCTCGCCCATAAACTCTGTAAGCACAACGGCTGGCCGCGGCAATCTGTTCCGAAATCGAATCTCGCCGGGTACCCCCAGGTACGCGAAGTATCGAGAACGGTACGAAGTACCTAGACCCCAACCGGCGGCGCGACCTCCACCAATCCCTCGCTGCTCTTCCCCGGTTTGTGGCCATTCAGCGCAAAGAACAGCACATACGCATAGCAGACCAGCACCACCAGGAAGCTCGGCTGATAGCCATAATGGTCGGCCACCCAGCCCTGAATCTCCGGCACCACCGCGCCGCCCACAATCATCATCACCAGCAGACCCGAGGCCTGGCTCGTGTACTTGCCAAGTCCTTCAATCGACATGGGGAAGATGCAAGGCCACATCACCGAGTTATAAAGACCGCACGAAACCACCGCCCACATCGCAGGCGACCCATGCCCCAGAATCGCCAGCGTAATCGCCAGCACGCCAAACGCGCTCACAAACGCCAGCGCATGCGACTGCTTCACATGCCGCAGCGCAACAAACCCGATGAAACGCGCCACCA contains the following coding sequences:
- a CDS encoding c-type cytochrome, whose amino-acid sequence is MRKWNFNRSVHRLSVAGAFLLTVAACAPYAAAQHIETSTFNQSPKRPAEDPKAVEHGKQVYAQKCASCHAADLRGTDTGVNILRSQPALTDHGNDHLTPIMLGQWTGMQSHKVDISNADALAVGAYVRSMLALIGSQGRAPYDAMKQPNIVVGDATTGKATFDKTCGSCHSAEGDLKGFAKKVASPKLMQAAWLRGTYLGATPVVVTATVTEPGKPAVNGTLIHIDDFLVTLKVDDGTQQTFERNGAVPKVVVKDPLDAHRNLLPKYTDKDIHDITAYLVTLK
- a CDS encoding 3-keto-disaccharide hydrolase, with protein sequence MVSALRFSVRRAAVRCAGVGALVLCTGMTATTQTQSAAAPKPKTPGNDWIQLFNEKDLTGWTPIGAESWTVEGDGLLHGKGLTKAYGYLETDKDYKDFQLSLRFKCVGDGNSGVFFHTSFDGVDAKTGMQFEIDCTMMHHTAGVYAEDGRGWVVWPSPENEGVVRKGEWNDYLVEVVGNRYRSRLNGVPMVDFTDPKPGAPDGKIALQLHAGGAGNMQFKDIWIRDLSKR